One window from the genome of Bdellovibrio sp. NC01 encodes:
- a CDS encoding RluA family pseudouridine synthase, with the protein MSNKIPKKYQPKGFEILHDDLDIIVGNKAPGLLTVAAKWERENTVHGLLNQWVRKGNPRSTKSVFVVHRLDQATSGLLVFAKSEEVQQYLKNNWKETVKTYYAIVHGHMKNKSGVIQSYLSEDEDYHVHSSQNSDEGKLAITEYEVLKEIDKYSLIKINLLTGKKNQIRVHMAEEGHPLVGDVKYGKPNSPFRNLFLHSAELELTHPHSKKRLHFKARVPEYFKKLIDYNY; encoded by the coding sequence ATGAGCAATAAAATTCCCAAAAAGTACCAGCCCAAAGGATTTGAAATCCTTCATGACGATTTAGACATTATCGTAGGCAATAAGGCTCCAGGCCTGCTGACTGTTGCTGCGAAATGGGAGCGTGAAAATACTGTTCACGGTCTATTGAATCAATGGGTTCGTAAAGGCAATCCCCGCTCGACGAAATCGGTTTTCGTAGTCCATCGTTTAGATCAGGCGACTTCAGGTCTGTTGGTTTTCGCCAAATCCGAAGAAGTGCAGCAGTATTTAAAAAATAACTGGAAAGAAACCGTCAAAACTTATTACGCCATCGTTCATGGTCACATGAAGAACAAAAGCGGCGTCATTCAAAGTTATTTAAGCGAAGACGAAGACTATCACGTTCACTCAAGTCAAAATTCTGACGAAGGCAAGCTTGCGATCACAGAATATGAAGTCCTTAAAGAAATCGATAAGTATTCTTTGATTAAGATCAATCTTTTAACGGGCAAGAAAAATCAAATCCGTGTCCACATGGCCGAAGAAGGTCATCCACTTGTGGGCGACGTCAAATACGGCAAACCCAACTCACCATTCAGAAATTTATTTTTGCACTCGGCCGAGCTTGAACTGACTCACCCACATTCTAAAAAGCGCCTGCACTTCAAAGCCCGTGTGCCAGAGTATTTTAAGAAATTGATCGACTATAATTACTAA
- a CDS encoding DUF1428 family protein has product MAKQYLDLCIMPVPKTKIAAYTKTTKIIGKLLLKHGALASRDYMADDENASSLSFPKKIKLKKGEVIVVAEAVFKSKAHRDSVFKKMFKDPKMEQLNMGPEWMDQKRCVVGGFTMIANVE; this is encoded by the coding sequence GTGGCAAAACAATATCTTGATCTCTGCATCATGCCGGTTCCTAAAACTAAAATAGCGGCTTATACTAAAACGACTAAAATCATCGGTAAGCTTTTATTGAAGCACGGGGCTTTGGCGAGCCGTGACTATATGGCTGATGATGAAAATGCTTCATCTCTTTCATTCCCTAAGAAAATCAAATTGAAAAAAGGCGAAGTGATCGTGGTTGCTGAAGCCGTATTTAAATCAAAAGCGCACCGCGATTCAGTTTTTAAAAAAATGTTCAAAGATCCAAAGATGGAACAATTGAACATGGGTCCTGAATGGATGGACCAAAAGCGCTGTGTCGTTGGCGGCTTTACAATGATCGCGAACGTTGAATAG
- a CDS encoding NAD-dependent epimerase/dehydratase family protein — MGLKVILTGATGMVGEGVLIELLQNSQIDSVLVVGRRACGLTHPKLKELLTSDFFALSESNKELAGFDACFYCAGISSNGLNEEVYTKITYDTTMHLAAILKSLNPQIVFNFVSGGHTDSSEQGRVMWARVKGRTENALQKMFPGREYNFRPGLMKPFPQQKHIYGYNKLVVMLPFLRLIFPMITLQQLAQAMIATTLRGYPKPILEVKDIVHASKSA; from the coding sequence ATGGGATTAAAAGTCATACTAACAGGCGCAACGGGAATGGTCGGCGAAGGTGTTCTGATCGAACTTCTTCAAAATTCACAAATTGATTCAGTTCTGGTGGTAGGTCGTCGCGCTTGCGGTTTGACTCATCCCAAATTGAAAGAGCTTCTGACTTCAGATTTCTTTGCCCTGAGTGAAAGCAATAAAGAACTTGCAGGCTTTGATGCTTGCTTTTATTGCGCGGGTATAAGTTCCAACGGTCTTAACGAAGAGGTCTACACAAAGATCACTTACGATACGACCATGCACTTAGCAGCAATTTTAAAATCACTAAATCCACAAATCGTTTTTAACTTTGTTTCAGGCGGGCATACGGATAGTTCAGAGCAAGGGCGTGTGATGTGGGCGCGAGTCAAAGGGCGAACGGAAAATGCTTTACAAAAAATGTTTCCAGGCCGCGAATATAATTTCAGACCCGGTCTGATGAAACCTTTTCCACAGCAGAAACATATTTATGGCTACAACAAACTGGTCGTGATGTTGCCATTCTTGCGCTTGATCTTTCCAATGATTACTTTGCAACAGTTGGCGCAAGCGATGATTGCGACGACTTTGCGTGGATATCCTAAACCTATTTTGGAAGTCAAAGATATTGTCCACGCAAGTAAGTCTGCGTAA
- a CDS encoding GNAT family N-acetyltransferase: MHVKEVSQEELYRVLDLHFERVYQNRSNQPLNFPKSEEAQAKILARKNAEQRYHLRLVAYKGDEPVGWHYGYSTDPETYYMQNSAVLEEHRGHGVYGQLLDAVIAKVGSEGFQVITSTHHSNNAAILIPKLKKGFVISGTVFHERFRFLLEMKYFFNAERRKAYDKNLGLDLNA, from the coding sequence ATGCACGTAAAAGAAGTTTCACAAGAAGAGTTGTATCGAGTCCTGGATCTGCACTTTGAGCGCGTTTATCAGAACCGCTCAAATCAGCCTTTGAATTTTCCTAAATCGGAAGAGGCCCAAGCCAAAATTCTGGCGCGTAAGAATGCGGAACAACGTTATCATCTTCGCTTGGTTGCCTACAAAGGTGATGAACCCGTTGGTTGGCATTACGGCTATTCGACGGATCCCGAAACTTACTACATGCAAAATTCTGCGGTTCTTGAAGAACATCGTGGTCATGGTGTCTATGGCCAATTGCTTGATGCGGTTATCGCCAAAGTAGGCAGCGAAGGATTTCAGGTCATCACTAGCACCCATCACTCGAATAATGCCGCCATTCTTATTCCCAAGCTTAAGAAGGGCTTTGTCATTAGTGGCACTGTTTTTCACGAACGCTTTCGTTTTCTATTAGAGATGAAATACTTCTTTAATGCCGAACGCCGCAAAGCTTACGACAAAAACTTAGGCCTTGATTTGAATGCTTGA
- a CDS encoding DUF2231 domain-containing protein, producing MYSKVTINKHPVHPMLVAFPICLYVLTFVSFAVYATTRGEIFWYKLGFFSNMAAVACALVAAIPGFIDWAMGIPNGTLAKRDGLIHMSLNLITLALFAISGVFVNGTWDNPLLSLAAPLVLTGVGCITLLAAGYYGWTMVQTHKVGVDLSPEQEHDQEEIEHRGRRHEEPPVMYH from the coding sequence ATGTACAGTAAGGTCACGATCAATAAACATCCCGTTCATCCTATGCTTGTGGCATTTCCAATTTGCCTTTATGTCTTAACGTTTGTTTCGTTTGCAGTGTATGCAACGACACGAGGAGAGATCTTCTGGTATAAGCTTGGCTTTTTCTCGAATATGGCAGCGGTGGCTTGCGCACTCGTAGCGGCCATTCCCGGGTTCATTGATTGGGCCATGGGAATTCCTAATGGCACACTGGCAAAACGCGATGGCCTTATTCATATGTCATTGAATCTGATTACACTCGCACTTTTTGCGATCAGTGGAGTTTTTGTTAATGGCACTTGGGACAATCCACTTCTATCCCTTGCCGCTCCATTAGTCCTAACAGGTGTTGGCTGCATCACTCTTTTAGCGGCCGGCTACTATGGCTGGACAATGGTTCAAACGCACAAAGTGGGTGTCGACCTTTCGCCCGAACAAGAACATGATCAAGAGGAAATCGAACATCGTGGACGCCGTCACGAAGAACCTCCTGTGATGTATCACTAG
- a CDS encoding GH3 auxin-responsive promoter family protein, translating to MIRRLCHELLQVYYARSEKTFRRSLGSLEAIQRKKLADIITSLQNTTEWKHLSASLSYEELSKSVSVKSYQDYAALIERQRANGENIISSEVVRYEPTSGSTDQRKWIPYTRVFLNEINQAAQVWLGDLYKRIPAIKSGTHYWSLSWLPQELRGLTNSNDADLFPAYQRWILNQLMAVPSEIATLQSSEAAWWATLLYLAAQKDLSLVSVWSPTFWLKVSEDIQNNWSEICSALHNGEWNKFSTELAAHLGKAPVRDVTDLNPDDSEFFVKLWPKLQLLSSWDSSSSALWADKLKSRFPNVNFQGKGLWATEGVVTIPYQKQKCLAFHSHFFEFRNLATGNIVPAWQLQKGEEYQPILWTSSGLLRYPLQDRLRVTGFLQSVPCFEFVSRLRSVDLVGEKMDAAWVQDLFANHPEWQAVSLVGVRLPKPQYILFGQNVANVDIEKSLLKVHHYQVARQLGQLQPAKAVEVQDIFNFLKQFGSSRLAGQNKIEVLFSIDALSD from the coding sequence ATGATTCGCCGTCTGTGCCACGAGCTTCTACAAGTTTATTATGCTCGCAGTGAAAAGACCTTTCGTCGTTCATTAGGTTCGTTGGAAGCTATTCAAAGAAAAAAGCTTGCAGATATTATAACAAGTCTTCAGAACACCACCGAGTGGAAGCATTTAAGTGCTTCATTGAGTTATGAAGAATTGAGCAAGTCCGTTTCCGTAAAGTCCTATCAAGACTACGCAGCTTTAATAGAGCGTCAAAGAGCCAACGGAGAAAATATTATTTCTTCTGAAGTGGTACGTTACGAGCCGACGAGTGGCTCGACAGACCAACGGAAGTGGATTCCCTACACACGTGTGTTTTTGAACGAAATCAATCAAGCGGCGCAAGTCTGGTTGGGTGATCTGTATAAACGAATTCCAGCGATTAAGTCGGGGACCCATTACTGGTCGCTGTCATGGCTTCCCCAGGAGCTGCGCGGTTTAACTAACTCCAATGATGCAGATCTGTTTCCTGCGTATCAGCGCTGGATTTTAAATCAGTTGATGGCCGTGCCCTCTGAAATCGCGACCCTGCAAAGCTCTGAGGCTGCGTGGTGGGCGACATTGTTGTATCTGGCGGCACAGAAAGATTTATCACTCGTTTCGGTGTGGAGTCCGACTTTTTGGTTGAAGGTCAGTGAAGATATCCAAAACAATTGGTCAGAGATTTGTTCGGCTCTACATAACGGGGAATGGAATAAATTTTCCACCGAGCTTGCAGCTCATTTGGGTAAAGCACCTGTTCGTGATGTTACAGATCTAAATCCAGACGATTCTGAATTCTTTGTAAAGTTGTGGCCTAAGCTTCAGTTATTAAGTTCTTGGGATTCTTCTTCAAGCGCTTTATGGGCTGATAAATTGAAGTCGCGTTTTCCAAATGTAAATTTCCAAGGCAAGGGGTTGTGGGCAACTGAAGGTGTCGTCACGATTCCTTATCAAAAGCAAAAATGCCTGGCGTTTCATTCGCACTTTTTTGAATTTAGGAATTTAGCGACAGGTAACATAGTGCCTGCGTGGCAATTGCAAAAGGGTGAAGAGTATCAGCCGATTCTGTGGACTTCGTCAGGACTTCTGCGCTATCCACTGCAAGACCGCTTGCGTGTTACGGGGTTCCTGCAGTCCGTGCCATGCTTCGAATTTGTTTCGCGTTTACGCAGTGTCGATCTTGTCGGTGAAAAAATGGATGCGGCTTGGGTGCAGGATCTTTTTGCAAATCACCCTGAATGGCAGGCGGTTTCTTTAGTGGGTGTGCGTTTGCCAAAGCCGCAATATATTTTGTTTGGGCAGAATGTCGCAAACGTCGACATTGAAAAGTCCTTGCTGAAGGTGCATCACTATCAGGTCGCAAGACAGCTAGGGCAGTTGCAGCCAGCAAAAGCGGTTGAGGTCCAAGACATCTTTAATTTCTTAAAGCAATTTGGTTCAAGTCGTCTTGCTGGTCAGAACAAGATTGAAGTGTTGTTCTCGATAGATGCTCTTAGTGATTAG
- a CDS encoding BamA/TamA family outer membrane protein → MKSFVVLLILSLGMTAHAMDSIFIDPKDHYLDASEWLLKHRGFLPVPIIITEPAVGYGGGVALVFMSENEDSKTDTTRFIAPTVTGVLGAATENGTRAAGAFYVRNWDHDRWRYMGFVADVSANLDFYGLSGFTSSKDIHFAYNIKGWGVFNDLRTRIADSNFFFGGRYIYTDINVNFDDGILPPTLRPDEIQNRNGGLSFLLSYDSRTNPLSPQAGFLGEYRYYIFREGLGGDLNYNVQELDMQGFIPVSDIWAFAARLQNKWVDGETPFYAKPFINLRGIAKLRYQGEVASSFEAEVRYNAHPRWQLSLFGGVGRAGDSFKELEEAETASAYGVGFRYLIARLLGFQMGLDIARGPEETVFYIQAGNAWIM, encoded by the coding sequence ATGAAGTCGTTCGTGGTGTTATTAATTTTATCTCTGGGGATGACGGCCCATGCGATGGATTCAATTTTTATTGATCCAAAGGACCATTATTTAGATGCCAGCGAATGGCTGTTGAAACATCGCGGTTTTTTACCTGTACCAATTATTATCACTGAACCGGCGGTTGGCTACGGAGGCGGGGTGGCCTTGGTTTTCATGAGCGAAAATGAAGATTCAAAAACAGATACAACTCGCTTCATCGCGCCGACGGTCACTGGTGTATTAGGAGCCGCCACTGAAAATGGCACACGTGCTGCCGGTGCTTTCTATGTGCGTAACTGGGATCACGATCGTTGGCGCTATATGGGGTTCGTCGCTGATGTGTCTGCCAATTTAGATTTCTATGGCTTATCGGGATTTACTTCCAGCAAAGACATCCATTTCGCTTACAACATTAAAGGCTGGGGAGTATTTAATGATTTGCGCACGCGCATTGCTGATAGCAATTTCTTTTTTGGTGGCCGTTACATTTACACCGATATCAATGTGAATTTCGATGATGGTATTTTACCTCCGACGTTGCGTCCCGATGAAATTCAAAATCGCAATGGGGGACTTTCGTTTTTACTGAGTTACGACTCGCGCACCAATCCTCTATCACCTCAAGCGGGATTTTTAGGTGAATATCGCTATTACATCTTTCGCGAAGGTTTGGGTGGGGATCTAAATTATAACGTGCAAGAGCTCGACATGCAGGGCTTCATTCCTGTCAGCGATATCTGGGCATTCGCGGCACGTTTGCAAAATAAATGGGTCGATGGTGAAACGCCATTTTATGCAAAGCCATTTATTAACCTGCGCGGTATTGCCAAGCTTCGTTATCAAGGGGAGGTTGCATCTTCGTTTGAAGCAGAGGTTCGTTACAATGCTCATCCCCGTTGGCAATTATCATTATTCGGTGGTGTGGGGCGAGCGGGTGATTCTTTCAAGGAGTTGGAGGAGGCTGAAACAGCTTCAGCCTATGGAGTAGGCTTTCGCTATTTGATTGCGCGACTGTTGGGATTTCAAATGGGACTTGATATCGCTCGTGGTCCCGAAGAAACGGTCTTTTATATTCAAGCGGGGAACGCTTGGATCATGTAG
- a CDS encoding peptide ABC transporter substrate-binding protein: MKTILCIFGIALLIVPTLSSARTAQDELSIALNAEFDTINPIVNTMAAASLVDDAALRPLVKLTPSGKMEAVLIKDIPTFENKKLQKTKDGGLQADIEFLAPAQWGDGTPLTCQDLKASWQIGSDDLVATPNREDYTNIRQINIDKQNPKRCTLIFAKPQFSFILNLPRPIPAHLELPIFEKNKKQVHGYEHNSNYIKNIGNPGLYNGPYRVSEMVFGSHVVLVPNEKYWGQKPYFKKVILRFILNSSAMEANLLSGNVQMTSSSGLSFDQALAFERKIKSQNLPFTIQFAPGVMYSHVDVNLDDAILKDQNVRQALAYSFNRKEMAKAFFENKQPPAYHFATSFDDWFTDDPKEVSTYPFSTKKAIELLEKSGWMMGKDGYRWKNGQKLSVVLSGVTDLKINEMIAVYLQNQWKQVGIDLTLKTYPARVFFADVLRHRKFQLALLTWVNSPNVIPVNTLASNMIPSESNGWSGHNRAGWKNKQVDKWLEQASSEFNKTKRVELMKKVLKVYSEELPSLPAYYRSNNSVIPKKMKGYELSGHVFSEFLQIENWRMEP; this comes from the coding sequence ATGAAAACAATTCTTTGCATTTTCGGGATTGCACTTTTGATTGTTCCTACTCTTTCGTCTGCGAGAACTGCGCAAGACGAATTATCCATCGCACTCAATGCAGAGTTCGACACGATCAATCCTATTGTAAATACCATGGCTGCGGCTTCGTTAGTCGATGATGCGGCGTTAAGACCTCTGGTAAAGCTAACTCCGTCTGGAAAAATGGAAGCCGTTCTTATTAAAGACATTCCAACTTTTGAAAATAAAAAACTCCAAAAGACGAAAGATGGTGGCTTGCAAGCTGACATTGAATTTCTGGCACCCGCGCAATGGGGCGATGGCACTCCTCTCACATGCCAGGATTTGAAAGCGTCATGGCAAATCGGCAGCGATGATTTGGTGGCAACACCGAATCGCGAAGACTATACGAACATTCGCCAAATCAATATCGACAAACAAAATCCCAAACGTTGCACTTTGATATTTGCGAAGCCTCAATTCAGTTTCATTCTGAATTTACCACGTCCTATTCCCGCCCATTTAGAGCTGCCGATTTTTGAGAAAAATAAAAAGCAAGTTCATGGCTACGAACATAATTCCAACTACATTAAAAACATTGGCAATCCCGGTCTGTACAACGGACCCTATCGCGTAAGCGAAATGGTCTTCGGCAGTCACGTGGTCCTTGTGCCGAATGAGAAATATTGGGGGCAAAAACCCTACTTTAAAAAAGTCATTTTGCGCTTCATTCTTAATTCATCTGCGATGGAAGCGAATCTTCTAAGCGGCAACGTCCAGATGACGTCGTCTTCAGGCTTAAGCTTTGACCAAGCTCTAGCATTTGAAAGAAAAATCAAAAGCCAAAATCTTCCTTTCACAATTCAGTTTGCACCGGGCGTGATGTATTCGCATGTCGACGTAAATTTGGATGATGCTATTTTAAAAGATCAAAATGTCAGACAGGCATTGGCTTATTCCTTTAATCGTAAAGAGATGGCTAAAGCCTTCTTTGAAAACAAGCAGCCGCCGGCTTATCACTTTGCGACCTCTTTTGACGATTGGTTTACCGATGATCCGAAAGAAGTATCAACGTACCCATTCAGCACAAAAAAAGCGATTGAGCTTTTGGAAAAGTCTGGCTGGATGATGGGCAAAGATGGTTATCGCTGGAAAAACGGTCAAAAACTATCTGTGGTTCTTTCCGGTGTTACCGATTTAAAAATTAACGAGATGATTGCGGTGTATCTGCAAAATCAGTGGAAACAAGTGGGCATCGACTTAACGCTAAAAACTTATCCCGCGCGAGTTTTCTTTGCCGATGTTCTTCGTCACAGAAAGTTTCAGTTGGCGTTATTGACCTGGGTGAATTCCCCGAATGTGATACCTGTGAATACACTTGCCTCAAATATGATTCCCAGTGAAAGCAATGGCTGGTCAGGACACAATCGTGCCGGCTGGAAGAACAAACAAGTTGATAAGTGGCTAGAACAAGCATCATCGGAATTTAATAAAACCAAACGCGTGGAGCTTATGAAGAAAGTTCTTAAAGTCTATAGTGAAGAACTTCCGTCCTTGCCCGCGTATTATCGTTCGAACAATTCTGTCATTCCTAAGAAGATGAAGGGCTACGAACTTTCGGGTCACGTCTTTTCAGAGTTTCTACAAATTGAAAATTGGCGCATGGAGCCCTAA
- a CDS encoding aromatic ring-hydroxylating dioxygenase subunit alpha yields the protein MEKIMHSLREQDGDLVNHWYILALESEVPAGKPIKRYLYDTPYVLFRNEKGEVTALLDKCIHRGAQLSLGTVENGAVRCPYHGWKFNSDGQLIDVPSDGPSVEAQDAVKKRNWCTHKTPVVVQDGCVWIWPGDAKLATAGPSWRFPEYGNKAVVSYFMITDFDNEVTHLVQNFMDVPHTVFVHSKWFRNRSLLKVPVDIAVGNARVKVTYNQTQDTIGFTSKVLNPGNEPMIHMDEFIFPNLTRVDYKFGKKFFIINSQCSPISRYKSRVYTWIAYDVGLLSRVFKPFMQFYTRKVIQQDVEIMKNQGDNFVQFGEGDFKSTQADELHVAIDRMRVKGITNRHDAHEINFNREREFWI from the coding sequence ATGGAAAAAATAATGCACAGCCTGCGCGAACAAGACGGTGATTTAGTAAATCACTGGTACATTCTTGCCTTAGAGTCGGAAGTTCCCGCGGGTAAACCGATCAAACGTTATTTGTATGACACTCCTTACGTTCTTTTTAGAAATGAAAAGGGCGAAGTGACAGCATTGCTTGATAAGTGTATTCATCGCGGTGCTCAGCTCTCGTTGGGTACCGTCGAAAACGGCGCCGTTCGTTGTCCTTATCATGGTTGGAAGTTTAATTCAGATGGTCAGCTTATTGACGTGCCTTCTGATGGTCCGTCTGTGGAAGCGCAAGATGCCGTCAAGAAACGCAACTGGTGCACGCATAAGACACCAGTGGTTGTGCAAGATGGATGCGTGTGGATTTGGCCGGGCGATGCAAAGCTTGCAACAGCAGGTCCAAGCTGGCGTTTTCCTGAGTACGGCAATAAAGCTGTCGTGTCTTACTTCATGATCACGGATTTTGATAATGAGGTCACTCATTTGGTTCAGAACTTCATGGATGTGCCACATACCGTGTTTGTGCATTCCAAATGGTTTAGAAATCGTTCGCTTTTAAAAGTTCCGGTCGACATTGCCGTTGGCAATGCGCGTGTTAAAGTTACCTATAACCAAACGCAAGACACTATTGGTTTTACCAGTAAGGTTTTAAATCCCGGTAACGAGCCGATGATTCATATGGATGAGTTCATCTTTCCAAATTTGACTCGGGTCGATTATAAATTCGGGAAAAAGTTTTTTATCATCAATAGTCAATGTTCACCGATTTCGCGTTATAAATCTCGCGTATATACGTGGATTGCTTACGATGTCGGACTGCTCAGTCGCGTGTTTAAGCCATTTATGCAGTTCTATACTCGTAAAGTGATTCAACAAGACGTCGAAATTATGAAAAATCAAGGCGACAACTTCGTGCAGTTTGGTGAAGGGGATTTCAAGTCCACTCAAGCCGATGAATTGCACGTAGCGATCGATCGCATGCGCGTGAAAGGCATCACGAACCGCCACGACGCCCATGAAATCAATTTCAATCGAGAGAGAGAGTTTTGGATTTAA